One genomic region from Penaeus monodon isolate SGIC_2016 chromosome 24, NSTDA_Pmon_1, whole genome shotgun sequence encodes:
- the LOC119588543 gene encoding glutamine synthetase-like produces the protein MAFQNLGTVPNKTVLDRYMRLELPEDKCQAMYVWVDGSGENLRSKTRTLNFIPKAPEELPIWNFDGSSTGQAEGSNSDVYLHPVALYRDPFRLGNNKLVLCETYKHDKTPTDTNRRRKCVEVMTKAAAEHPWFGMEQEYTLLDVDNHPLGWPKNGYPGPQGPYYCGVGASKVYGRDVVEAHYRACLYTGINISGTNAEVMPAQWEFQVGPCEGITMGDDLWMARYLLHRVAEDFGVVVSLDPKPIPGDWNGAGMHTNFSTDAMRNPNGILAIETAIEKLGKVHAAHIRAYDPHGGKDNERRLTGLHETSSIHDFSAGVANRGASIRIPRGVAEEKTGYLEDRRPSSNADPYVVSERLVRTICLDES, from the exons ATGGCCTTCCAGAACCTAGGAACCGTCCCCAACAAGACGGTACTTGACAGGTACATGAGACTGGAACTCCCCGAGGACAAATGCCAGGCCATGTACGTGTGGGTGGACGGCAGCGGGGAGAACCTACGCTCCAAGACCCGTACCCTTAACTTCATTCCCAAGGCCCCTGAGG AGCTCCCGATCTGGAACTTCGACGGGTCGTCCACGGGCCAGGCCGAGGGCAGCAACAGCGACGTGTATCTGCACCCGGTGGCGCTCTACCGGGACCCCTTCAGACTGGGCAACAACAAGCTTGTGCTCTGCGAGACCTACAAGCACGACAAGACCCCGACGGACACGAACCGCCGGCGGAAGTGCGTCGAGGTCATGACGAAGGCGGCCGCTGAGCACCCCTGGTTCGGCATGGAGCAGGAGTACACGCTCCTCGACGTCGACAACCATCCCCTGGGTTGGCCCAAGAACGGCTACCCGGGGCCTCAGGGACCCTACTACTGCGGCGTCGGGGCCAGCAAGGTCTACGGGCGCGACGTGGTGGAGGCCCACTACAGAGCCTGCCTCTACACGGGCATCAACATCTCGGGAACCAACGCGGAGGTCATGCCCGCCCAGTGGGAGTTCCAGGTGGGTCCCTGTGAAGGCATCACGATGGGCGACGACCTCTGGATGGCGAGGTACCTCCTGCACAGAGTCGCTGAAGATTTTGGTGTCGTCGTGTCCCTGGATCCAAAACCCATCCCCGGCGACTGGAACGGCGCCGGCATGCACACCAACTTCTCCACGGACGCCATGAGGAATCCCAACGGCATCCTGGCCATCGAGACGGCGATCGAGAAGCTTGGGAAGGTTCACGCCGCCCACATCAGGGCCTACGACCCCCACGGAGGCAAGGACAACGAGCGCCGCCTCACGGGACTCCACGAGACGTCGTCCATCCACGACTTCTCCGCCGGCGTGGCCAACAGGGGCGCCTCCATCCGCATCCCCAGGGGCGTGGCCGAGGAGAAGACGGGCTACCTGGAGGACCGCCGCCCCTCGTCCAACGCCGACCCCTACGTCGTGTCCGAGAGGCTCGTCCGCACCATCTGCCTCGACGAGTCCTAA